Proteins encoded in a region of the Diadema setosum chromosome 7, eeDiaSeto1, whole genome shotgun sequence genome:
- the LOC140230686 gene encoding uncharacterized protein codes for MNLSISLYKAPSVNLVEGPSPNEGLVILEPNGYVCYDGFNVSAAEAVCRELGFPAAEEYTPQTLPTTAPRGRSQRLSCPKGSGGLAIKTTTLTIGTPILCLVFILVSIRCMVWCNHHRKKKRRRQADSDSSNASVSPDSCAVPHSSTEHQGNRNGDAPSRQKIIYHIYHLAEVDDNFEAEMIKDSAGTNFRHLHDVTDQDNEYFAKYQNVRINERIEQYMDMSGTVMKNIKEDVPLHPRRDTFAANEKDTDENGYLVSSVSQRRVTGIKPHARCDTTLTFVIDDVLSDGPLPYGAPFIPSIPVGYSTRSNDLQSPVYEDIPSTFDRSALAREPQRAPKYRIIGKKDKRAPPPMSPNDPLYSVSIYRNKEREERGVDENGYLILETCAGEINVDERHVDKDKRVPTASLYKDKTSSEVDLHRTQTSHGKMKSIIYESIPDNIEF; via the exons ATGAATTTGTCCATCTCTCTATACAAAGCACCATCTGTAAATCTGGTAGAGGGACCCTCTCCCAATGAAGGCTTGGTGATCCTGGAACCAAACGGATATGTGTGCTACGATGGATTTAACGTCAGCGCTGCTGAAGCAGTTTGTAGAGAACTTGGCTTCCCAGCAGCAGAGGAGTACACGCCTCAGACATTACCCACCACAGCACCAAGGGGCAGGTCTCAACGGCTGTCATGTCCTAAAG GTTCTGGGGGCCTTGCAATAAAAACTACTACATTGACAATTGGAACCCCGATCCTTTGTCTCGTTTTCATACTGGTGTCCATTCGATGCATGGTTTGGTGCAACCATCACAGGAAAAA AAAACGTAGGCGCCAAGCAGATTCCGATAGCTCAAATGCCAGCGTCAGTCCCGACTCCTGCGCAGTGCCCCATTCTTCGACGGAACATCAGGGCAACAGAAATGGGGATGCTCCCTCCCGACAGAAGATAATCTATCACATCTACCATTTGGCGGAGGTA GACGATAATTTTGAAGCGGAAATGATCAAAGATTCAGCGGGCACGAACTTCCGGCATCTCCATGATGTCACAGACCAAGACAATGAATACTTTGCCAAGTATCAAAACGTTAGAATTAATGAAAGAATAGAACAATAC ATGGACATGTCAGGAACTGTTATGAAGAACATTAAAGAAGATGTCCCATTACATCCACGTAGGGATACTTTCGCAGCAAATGAAAAGGATACTGATGAAAACGGGTACCTCGTTTCCAGTGTGAGTCAACGCAGAGTAACTGGAATCAAACCTCATGCACGTTGTGATACGACATTGACTTTTGTCATTGACGATGTGCTATCCGACGGTCCTTTACCTTACGGAGCACCATTCATTCCGTCCATTCCTGTAGGCTACTCTACCAGATCTAATGACTTACAATCACCAGTTTACGAAGATATCCCTTCAACTTTTGACCGATCCGCACTCGCCAGAGAACCGCAACGTGCTCCCAAGTACCGGATCATTGGTAAAAAGGATAAACGCGCCCCTCCTCCTATGAGTCCGAACGATCCTCTCTATTCTGTTTCAATTTATCGGAACAAGGAAAGGGAAGAACGCGGAGTCGATGAAAATGGGTATCTCATACTAGAAACATGTGCTGGTGAAATAAATGTTGATGAGCGGCATGTTGACAAGGACAAAAGAGTCCCCACAGCATCTTTGTACAAAGATAAGACGTCTTCTGAAGTAGACCTTCATAGAACACAGACCTCCCATGGTAAAATGAAATCGATCATTTACGAGAGCATTCCTGATAACATAGAATTCTAG